The genome window CGCAGTCAAAGAGCTGGTAGAAAATTCTCTCGACGCCGGGGCGCATCGTATCGACATCGCAATTGAGCGCGGCGGCTGCGCGCGAATCCTGGTCTCGGACGATGGCTGCGGGATGAGCCGCGAGGACGCAGTCGTGTCGCTGCGCCGCCACGCGACTTCGAAGATTAGCAGCGCGGCCGACCTCGCGGCGATTCGCACGCTCGGGTTTCGCGGCGAGGCGCTCGCCTCCACGGCGAGCGTCTCGCGTATCACCCTGCGCACGCGGTGTCCCGCGGACGCCGCTGGAATCGAAGTCATCGCGACCGCCGGCGATATTGAAGACACGGCCGAATGCGCGATCGCACCGGGCACTCAGATCGAGGTACGCGATCTGTTTTTCAACACTCCCGCGCGCCTCAAGTTCCTCAAGACGGTTCCTACCGAGCAAAGCGCGGTCGCCGTGGCGATTCAGCGGCTGGCGCTGATGAACTATCAAATCGCCTTCTCGCTTTCCGCGGATGGCCGCACCCTGTTCGAATTGCCACGTGCGGCATCGTCGCTGGAACGGGTGCGCCAGATTTTAGGAGCAAAACTCGCTGCTCAAATGCTCACCTTTGAAGCGGTGCGCAATGCGATCCGGGTTCACGGCCTGGCCACCATGAGCCAGGAGTCGTTCGCGACCCCGAGACTTATCTTCACTTTCGTAAATG of Candidatus Binataceae bacterium contains these proteins:
- the mutL gene encoding DNA mismatch repair endonuclease MutL — protein: MAGRLIHILPEQVASQIAAGEVVERPASAVKELVENSLDAGAHRIDIAIERGGCARILVSDDGCGMSREDAVVSLRRHATSKISSAADLAAIRTLGFRGEALASTASVSRITLRTRCPADAAGIEVIATAGDIEDTAECAIAPGTQIEVRDLFFNTPARLKFLKTVPTEQSAVAVAIQRLALMNYQIAFSLSADGRTLFELPRAASSLERVRQILGAKLAAQMLTFEAVRNAIRVHGLATMSQESFATPRLIFTFVNGRSVRDKLLTRAVAQAYQSLLPRGRHPAIVLAVELRHEDV